In a genomic window of Myxococcales bacterium:
- a CDS encoding protein kinase has protein sequence MDLIGTHIGSYVATKKLGAGGMGTVYLCHHTMIDRDVAVKVLHDEHALDAEQIERFFQEARAAAEIGHPNIIIIIDAGFLATAHGQRAYMMMEALEGDSLDKVVRKGGLDLAQIRHIMEQCASALTASHGKGIIHRDLKPANIFLCHHAFDPLFVKILDFGIAKLTTPQHQRAHKTQFGIVLGTPAYMSPEQCEGKGAIDHRSDIYSLGVVLYELLTGTVPFEGEIRDILLAHLQRRPDPPTRRNPMVPPAWEALCLRMLEIHKEDRPQSMQEVVLALEDLERHAAIYAAAQATRAASGHSGHTMIARADSGVPHPVVDPGSRPTVRDHLDELMTPPSGSHAPPSGGHVPPSGSHVPPSGGHAPPSGGHAPPSDSHLAAPAGSGPHVVVGGQGAPVNPVGNTVSTVVHPSGPVAVDAIAAHCGALVTEHRFDRFPDFLLRQAAGEWLDVGAVCHAVGVERPPPGADVRVAWLEHPYRDARLASIVFFCPATLWSAVLVHRRPG, from the coding sequence GTGGACCTGATCGGCACCCACATCGGCAGCTACGTCGCCACCAAGAAGCTGGGCGCCGGCGGCATGGGCACGGTCTACCTGTGCCACCACACGATGATCGATCGCGACGTGGCGGTGAAGGTGCTCCACGACGAGCACGCCCTCGACGCCGAGCAGATCGAGCGCTTCTTCCAGGAGGCGCGGGCCGCCGCCGAGATCGGCCACCCCAACATCATCATCATCATCGACGCCGGCTTCTTGGCGACGGCGCACGGGCAGCGCGCCTACATGATGATGGAGGCGCTCGAGGGCGACAGCCTCGACAAGGTCGTGCGCAAGGGCGGGCTCGATCTCGCACAGATCCGCCACATCATGGAGCAGTGCGCGTCGGCGCTGACCGCCAGCCACGGCAAGGGGATCATCCACCGCGACCTCAAGCCGGCCAACATCTTCCTGTGCCACCACGCGTTCGATCCGCTGTTCGTGAAGATCCTCGACTTCGGCATCGCCAAGCTGACGACGCCCCAGCACCAGCGCGCCCACAAGACCCAGTTCGGGATCGTCCTCGGCACGCCCGCGTACATGAGCCCCGAGCAGTGCGAGGGCAAGGGCGCGATCGATCACCGCTCGGACATCTACTCGCTGGGCGTGGTCCTGTACGAGCTGCTGACCGGGACCGTGCCGTTCGAGGGTGAGATCCGCGACATCCTCCTGGCGCACCTGCAGCGCCGCCCGGACCCACCGACGCGCCGCAACCCGATGGTGCCGCCGGCCTGGGAGGCCCTGTGCTTGCGCATGCTCGAGATCCACAAGGAGGACCGGCCGCAGTCGATGCAAGAGGTCGTGCTCGCGCTCGAGGACCTCGAGCGCCACGCGGCGATCTACGCGGCCGCCCAGGCCACCCGGGCCGCCAGCGGCCACTCGGGCCACACGATGATCGCCCGGGCCGACAGCGGCGTCCCGCACCCCGTGGTCGATCCGGGGTCGCGCCCGACGGTGCGCGACCACCTCGACGAGCTGATGACGCCGCCCAGCGGCAGCCACGCCCCACCGAGCGGCGGCCACGTCCCGCCGAGCGGTAGCCACGTCCCGCCGAGCGGCGGCCACGCCCCGCCGAGCGGCGGCCACGCCCCGCCGAGCGACAGCCACCTCGCGGCGCCCGCCGGCAGTGGCCCGCACGTCGTCGTCGGTGGCCAGGGCGCGCCGGTCAACCCGGTCGGCAACACCGTCTCGACGGTCGTGCACCCGTCGGGGCCGGTCGCGGTCGACGCGATCGCGGCCCACTGCGGCGCGCTGGTCACCGAGCACCGGTTCGATCGCTTCCCTGACTTCTTGCTGCGCCAGGCCGCGGGCGAGTGGCTCGACGTCGGCGCGGTCTGTCACGCGGTCGGCGTCGAACGCCCGCCGCCGGGCGCCGACGTCCGGGTGGCGTGGCTCGAGCATCCGTACCGCGACGCGCGCCTGGCCAGCATCGTGTTCTTCTGTCCGGCGACGCTGTGGTCGGCGGTGCTGGTCCACCGGCGCCCGGGCTGA